GAAGCAAAAGACTTATGACATGGTCAAAGATGGCCGTAGCGATGCTGAGATTCGTGATTACATGCAAGAGCGTTATGGCGACTTTATCAGTTATAAGCCGCCTGTACGCCCTTCAACCTGGATTTTATGGTTTTTTCCACCGTTATTATTAATTGCGCTTATCGTCGGCTGGTTTTGGCAAAGTAAACGCCGTCAAGTGGTTGCCAGTGGTAAGGGCGCTACTACGGTAGAGCGTACTACGACAGCGCTTAGCACCGAAGAGCAAGCGGAATTAGATCGTCTGTTATCACGTACGGAAGGTGATAGTAGCAATCATGACATCACCAGCACAGAGGACAAAAAATGACCATATTTTCCACTTTTGGCTTATTTGTTGCCCTAAGCTTATTTATTGCTTTAATATTAGCGGTTATCGCTATTATGCCGTGGTTAAAGTCGTCAAAACGTAACGCTCAGCCCGTTGACGATCAATTATTAGATATCAACGTGGCGGTGTTTCGTGAGCGTCTAGCAGAGCTGCAAATCGATAAAGACCAGGGCACGATCGATGACGCTCATTATCAAAACCAAAAGCTTGAGCTGGAACGCCAATTACTAGATGTACAGCGCCAAGTAGCCACGATGACACCTCCGGATACCAAAAGCCGTTTGATGGTTATGGTTTGGGTGCCGCTGCTAGCGGGGCTGGCCTATATCTTGATCGGTGATCGCACGCCTACTTTTGATTTTTGGGCGGCAGAGGATAAAGTAGGCCAAGTTGCTGATGATCTGTTAACTGGAAAAATAGATCAGCCACCTGCCTGGGCTATTGAAGACGAAGGACGTGAGCTTATCACTCAAATGCAAGCTAACGTTCATCATCATGCTCATGATGCGGATCGTTGGATGCGTTTATCTGAGCTGTTTTTATCCTTAGAAGCGAATGAAGCCGCTCTAGAGGCTTTATCGCGCGCCTACCGTCTATCACCCGATAATGAAGAGATTGCCACTACTTATGCGCAGATTAGCTTTTTTGCTAATCAAGGTCAGCTAGATGCTAGTAGTCGCCGTGTACTAAAAGAAGTACTGGCAAAAAATCCAGAGCATGAAGGCGCACAGATGCTGATGGCAATGGGTGAAGCACGAGCCAGTAACTTCGATGAAGCTCAGAGCTGGATCAAAAGATTACGTGATAGTATCGCTGCAAAACCAGGCGATCATACTCAGGCTTTAGCCAGTCTAGATGAATTGAGCGCTAATGTGGTTATTCAACAGCAGCAAGCCTCGCAAGGTATTGAAGTAAATGTAACGGTCAATCCAAGTCTGCTACCGTTAGTAAAGGCTGATGATATCCTATTTATAGCGATTCGTGATGTCAATGGCGGCGCACCTTATGCGGCAAAGCGTCTACCTATTACGGTGATTCAGCAAGGTCAGGCTAGTATCAGCTTAAGTGATCTGGATGCCATGATGCCGGAACGTACTATTGCCTCAGCACGTAGTGAAAAAGTACAGCTGGCGGTGGTTGCTCGTATTAGTCACAGTGGTACTGCTGGTGCAGAGTCAGGTGACCTATCGGGTAACCCGGTAGTTATTGCAGCGGATCAAAATCAGGTCAATGTTGAGATCAATCAACAAGTACCCTAATAGATAGGTCAAGTGCCATAGGTGTTAAGCTGGGTACAATAATAATACTTGAGCTTTATAAATCCACAAGGTAAGGTAGATTTTGCTTTCGAGCATTTGACCAATCCCTAAAATTCAACATTTTTATTCAGGAGAGACGTATTATGATGCGTATTATTTTGCTAGGACCACCTGGCGCTGGTAAAGGCACTCAAGCACAGTTCATCTCACAAGAGTTTGATATCCCGCAAATCTCTACCGGTGATATGCTAAGAGCGGCGATTAAAGAGGGTAGTGAGCTTGGCAAACAAGCTAAAGATGTGATGAATGCAGGTGGTCTGGTTTCTGACGACCTTATTATTGACTTGGTAAAAGAGCGTATTAGCAAGCCTGACTGTGCCAATGGCTGCATCCTTGATGGCTTCCCGCGCACCATTCCACAGGCTCAAGCCCTTGCCGAAGCCAATGTTGCAATCGATCACGTGATCGAAATTAGTGTGCCAGATGACGAGATTGTTAAACGTCTCTCAGGTCGTCGCCAGCATGCAGGCTCAGGTCGGGTTTACCATATTGACCACAATCCGCCAAAACAAGCAGGCATCGATGATGTCACTGGCGAAGCGCTTATCCAGCGTGAAGACGATAAAGAGTCAACCATTCGTGATCGCTTAGCTACTTATCATCAGCAAACCTCGGCTTTGGTTGGTTTTTATCAAGATAAAGCTAAAGAGCAAGCCGATGCTCCTAAATATGATAAGTTCGATGGCACTCAACCTATTGACGAAGTGAAGCAGCAGATCCTATCTACTCTAAAAGGCTAATACTCTTTTAGACGATGATAAACGATATCATGAGCACTGCCACACAAACAAACCCTGCTAATTTATAAATTAGCAGGGTTTTTGATTTTTGAGTCTTTAAATCATTAAGCTATAGCATTTCTAATGCAGCGTTTGATAGATATTAAATCAAAACACATGATGAAAGCTTATTTTAAAGATTAAGCGTTACCTTGAGCATCAACTTGGGCTTGTTGCTGGCTTTGGGCATACGCTTGATCAAAGTTCACAGGAGCCAATAATAACTGCGGGAAGCTACCACGAGTCACGATATCGCTAATGACTTCACGTGCATACGGGAACAAAACGTTAGGGCAATAGGCGCCTAGGATTTGTCCGATTTGA
This sequence is a window from Psychrobacter jeotgali. Protein-coding genes within it:
- the ccmI gene encoding c-type cytochrome biogenesis protein CcmI, encoding MTIFSTFGLFVALSLFIALILAVIAIMPWLKSSKRNAQPVDDQLLDINVAVFRERLAELQIDKDQGTIDDAHYQNQKLELERQLLDVQRQVATMTPPDTKSRLMVMVWVPLLAGLAYILIGDRTPTFDFWAAEDKVGQVADDLLTGKIDQPPAWAIEDEGRELITQMQANVHHHAHDADRWMRLSELFLSLEANEAALEALSRAYRLSPDNEEIATTYAQISFFANQGQLDASSRRVLKEVLAKNPEHEGAQMLMAMGEARASNFDEAQSWIKRLRDSIAAKPGDHTQALASLDELSANVVIQQQQASQGIEVNVTVNPSLLPLVKADDILFIAIRDVNGGAPYAAKRLPITVIQQGQASISLSDLDAMMPERTIASARSEKVQLAVVARISHSGTAGAESGDLSGNPVVIAADQNQVNVEINQQVP
- the adk gene encoding adenylate kinase codes for the protein MMRIILLGPPGAGKGTQAQFISQEFDIPQISTGDMLRAAIKEGSELGKQAKDVMNAGGLVSDDLIIDLVKERISKPDCANGCILDGFPRTIPQAQALAEANVAIDHVIEISVPDDEIVKRLSGRRQHAGSGRVYHIDHNPPKQAGIDDVTGEALIQREDDKESTIRDRLATYHQQTSALVGFYQDKAKEQADAPKYDKFDGTQPIDEVKQQILSTLKG
- a CDS encoding cytochrome c-type biogenesis protein; translated protein: MKATQILLQQKAPLLFKLVALMLACMLTMTGYAAIDVYDFDSPRQEAQYRGLIEELRCPKCQNQNLAASDAPIAQDLKQKTYDMVKDGRSDAEIRDYMQERYGDFISYKPPVRPSTWILWFFPPLLLIALIVGWFWQSKRRQVVASGKGATTVERTTTALSTEEQAELDRLLSRTEGDSSNHDITSTEDKK